The Carassius gibelio isolate Cgi1373 ecotype wild population from Czech Republic chromosome A24, carGib1.2-hapl.c, whole genome shotgun sequence genome window below encodes:
- the LOC127946609 gene encoding myb-related protein A-like isoform X6 yields the protein MANMKSRSEDEDDERHSTDPDSRDSKNSKKTLCKIKWSRDEDEKLKKLVEQHGTDTWKLIANYFPTRTDGQCQHRWQKVLNPELVKGPWTKEEDQRVIELVHKYGPKRWSVIAKHLQGRIGKQCRERWHNHLNPEVNKSSWTQEEDRIIYEAHKRLGNRWAEISKLLPGRTDNSIKNHWNSTMRRKVEHEGYLQEGSKSYSSDPGQKKRPKSSPAVEYQHDQNQMIISGQSQPPRYPYGSQGGQCMENISGEMSSFMSNPESYSSWSDSLPDDTVTTTTDSVEDRGVEVRGLEEGQPAAMPLPVSPSKFLAAEATAVLSTLETIPEFAETMELIDSDPLAWSDVTSFDLTEGGPSPKSTNPTDVCTTLEKCTESLAYPINAPTVPAMSRQCAAVNQGKSVALSNTCMNRFSSPLPSITRKKRRERGDQSPADERSCAYIDNSGNSPKNTPVKGLPFSPSQFFNVSGGEPLILHNPALTSTPVCGQKCLLNTPHHRETTPKHQKENAGFRTPKLHKNIAVHTPRTPTPFKNALAAQEKMHGPLRVVPQPLALLEEDIREVLKEETGADIFTQVQNQPPYRSYEHMEAPARKVRKSLVLDSWEKDCLNVQLFPQQQINNNGASRSDDLLTRSMLMMPLTEKEDNSCPPAALKDSFSIVHSLSPQDKRGSMTQRSPPYQTPALQVNSEWEAVVFGKTEDQLIMTEQARRYLNTNPTTCISRALVL from the exons ATGGCCAATATGAAGTCTCGCAG TGAAGACGAGGATGATGAACGTCATTCTACAGACCCTGACAGCAGAGACTCCAAGAATTCCAAAAAGACCCTGTGCAAAATTAAATGGTCCCGGGATGAG GATGAGAAGCTGAAGAAGCTTGTTGAGCAACACGGAACTGATACTTGGAAATTAATCGCCAATTATTTCCCA ACAAGGACAGATGGTCAATGTCAGCACCGTTGGCAAAAGGTGCTCAACCCGGAGCTGGTGAAAGGACCCTGGACAAAAGAGGAGGATCAGAGG GTTATTGAGCTGGTTCACAAGTATGGGCCCAAACGGTGGTCAGTGATTGCCAAGCACTTACAGGGCCGCATAGGCAAACAGTGCCGAGAGCGCTGGCACAATCACCTCAACCCAGAAGTGAATAAATCCTCCTGGACCCAGGAAGAAGATCGTATTATCTATGAAGCTCATAAACGTCTGGGCAACCGGTGGGCTGAGATCTCAAAACTGCTTCCCGGACG GACAGACAACTCCATTAAGAATCATTGGAACTCCACCATGCGCAGGAAGGTGGAACATGAGGGTTACTTGCAGGAAGGCAGCAAGAGCTACAGCAGTGACCCTGGCCAGAAGAAACGCCCCAAATCCAGTCCAGCTGTGGAATATCAACATGACCAGAATCAAATGATCATAAGTGGCCAATCACAG CCACCCAGATATCCATATGGTTCACAAGGTGGCCAGTGTATGGAAAACATCAGTGGCGAGATGTCTAGCTTTATGTCG AATCCAGAGAGCTACTCCAGCTGGTCGGACAGCCTGCCTGATGATACTGTCACCACCACCACAGACAGTGTGGAGGACCGAGGGGTCGAGGTACGTGGTTTAGAGGAGGGCCAGCCTGCTGCGATGCCTCTTCCTGTCTCTCCCAGCAAGTTCCTGGCTGCTGAGGCTACTGCTGTGCTGTCCACACTGGAGACCATCCCAGAGTTTGCAGAGACCATGGAGCTTATTGACTCA GATCCTTTGGCCTGGAGTGATGTGACCAGCTTTGATCTCACTGAGGGAGGCCCCTCTCCAAAGTCCACTAACCCCACTGATGTTTGTACGACCCTGGAGAAGTGCACAGAAAGCCTGGCCTATCCAATAAATGCTCCTACTGTCCCAGCTATGAGCAGACAGTGTGCTGCAGTGAACCAGGGCAAGTCTGTGGCTCTTTCTAACACCTGCATGAACCGATTCAGCTCTCCACTACCGTCCATCACGAGaaagaagaggagagagagaggagatcaGTCACCTGCAGATGAAAGGAGCTGTGCGTACATAGACAACAGTGGGAACTCACCAAAAAACACCCCGGTTAAAGGCCTCCCATTCTCACCCTCTCAG TTCTTCAATGTGTCTGGTGGTGAGCCCTTGATCCTCCACAATCCAGCTCTTACATCCACTCCAGTGTGTGGACAGAAATGCCTCCTCAACACACCCCATCATAGAGAGACCACACCAAAACACCAGAAGGAGAATGCAGG ATTCAGGACCCCGAAACTCCATAAGAACATCGCAGTCCACACTCCAAGAACGCCCACTCCTTTCAAAAATGCCCTGGCCGCGCAGGAGAAGATGCACGGCCCGTTAAGAGTGGTG CCCCAACCACTGGCACTTCTTGAGGAGGACATCAGAGAGGTTCTGAAAGAGGAAACCGGAGCTGACATCTTCACACAAGTCCAGAACCAGCCTCCGTACAGATCTTATGAG CACATGGAAGCTCCTGCAAGGAAAGTGAGAAAGTCTTTGGTATTGGACAGCTGGGAAAAAGACTGTTTAAATGTACAGCTGTTTCCACAACAGCAGATTAACAACAATGGAGCG TCTCGCAGTGACGACCTACTGACCAGATCCATGCTCATGATGCCATTGACAGAGAAAGAGGACAACTCTTGCCCTCCTGCAGCACTGAAGGATTCATTTTCCATAGTGCACTCCCTTAGCCCACAGGACAAGAGAGGAAGCATGACCCAAAGAAGCCCACCTTACCAAACACCCGCTCTG CAGGTCAACAGCGAGTGGGAAGCGGTGGTTTTTGGGAAAACGGAGGATCAGCTGATCATGACCGAGCAGGCCAGGCGTTACTTAAACACCAACCCCACCACCTGCATTTCCAGAGCTCTCGTCCTTTAA
- the LOC127946609 gene encoding myb-related protein A-like isoform X3: MANMKSRSEDEDDERHSTDPDSRDSKNSKKTLCKIKWSRDEDEKLKKLVEQHGTDTWKLIANYFPTRTDGQCQHRWQKVLNPELVKGPWTKEEDQRVIELVHKYGPKRWSVIAKHLQGRIGKQCRERWHNHLNPEVNKSSWTQEEDRIIYEAHKRLGNRWAEISKLLPGRTDNSIKNHWNSTMRRKVEHEGYLQEGSKSYSSDPGQKKRPKSSPAVEYQHDQNQMIISGQSQPPRYPYGSQGGQCMENISGEMSSFMSPCHDDPDKEKRIKELELLLMSAESEVRRQSGPRNPESYSSWSDSLPDDTVTTTTDSVEDRGVEVRGLEEGQPAAMPLPVSPSKFLAAEATAVLSTLETIPEFAETMELIDSDPLAWSDVTSFDLTEGGPSPKSTNPTDVCTTLEKCTESLAYPINAPTVPAMSRQCAAVNQGKSVALSNTCMNRFSSPLPSITRKKRRERGDQSPADERSCAYIDNSGNSPKNTPVKGLPFSPSQFFNVSGGEPLILHNPALTSTPVCGQKCLLNTPHHRETTPKHQKENAGFRTPKLHKNIAVHTPRTPTPFKNALAAQEKMHGPLRVVPQPLALLEEDIREVLKEETGADIFTQVQNQPPYRSYEHMEAPARKVRKSLVLDSWEKDCLNVQLFPQQQINNNGASRSDDLLTRSMLMMPLTEKEDNSCPPAALKDSFSIVHSLSPQDKRGSMTQRSPPYQTPALQVNSEWEAVVFGKTEDQLIMTEQARRYLNTNPTTCISRALVL, encoded by the exons ATGGCCAATATGAAGTCTCGCAG TGAAGACGAGGATGATGAACGTCATTCTACAGACCCTGACAGCAGAGACTCCAAGAATTCCAAAAAGACCCTGTGCAAAATTAAATGGTCCCGGGATGAG GATGAGAAGCTGAAGAAGCTTGTTGAGCAACACGGAACTGATACTTGGAAATTAATCGCCAATTATTTCCCA ACAAGGACAGATGGTCAATGTCAGCACCGTTGGCAAAAGGTGCTCAACCCGGAGCTGGTGAAAGGACCCTGGACAAAAGAGGAGGATCAGAGG GTTATTGAGCTGGTTCACAAGTATGGGCCCAAACGGTGGTCAGTGATTGCCAAGCACTTACAGGGCCGCATAGGCAAACAGTGCCGAGAGCGCTGGCACAATCACCTCAACCCAGAAGTGAATAAATCCTCCTGGACCCAGGAAGAAGATCGTATTATCTATGAAGCTCATAAACGTCTGGGCAACCGGTGGGCTGAGATCTCAAAACTGCTTCCCGGACG GACAGACAACTCCATTAAGAATCATTGGAACTCCACCATGCGCAGGAAGGTGGAACATGAGGGTTACTTGCAGGAAGGCAGCAAGAGCTACAGCAGTGACCCTGGCCAGAAGAAACGCCCCAAATCCAGTCCAGCTGTGGAATATCAACATGACCAGAATCAAATGATCATAAGTGGCCAATCACAG CCACCCAGATATCCATATGGTTCACAAGGTGGCCAGTGTATGGAAAACATCAGTGGCGAGATGTCTAGCTTTATGTCG CCTTGCCATGACGACCCAGACAAAGAGAAAAGAATTAAGGAGCTAGAGCTGTTGCTAATGTCAGCTGAGAGTGAAGTCAGAAGACAGTCGGGCCCTCGT AATCCAGAGAGCTACTCCAGCTGGTCGGACAGCCTGCCTGATGATACTGTCACCACCACCACAGACAGTGTGGAGGACCGAGGGGTCGAGGTACGTGGTTTAGAGGAGGGCCAGCCTGCTGCGATGCCTCTTCCTGTCTCTCCCAGCAAGTTCCTGGCTGCTGAGGCTACTGCTGTGCTGTCCACACTGGAGACCATCCCAGAGTTTGCAGAGACCATGGAGCTTATTGACTCA GATCCTTTGGCCTGGAGTGATGTGACCAGCTTTGATCTCACTGAGGGAGGCCCCTCTCCAAAGTCCACTAACCCCACTGATGTTTGTACGACCCTGGAGAAGTGCACAGAAAGCCTGGCCTATCCAATAAATGCTCCTACTGTCCCAGCTATGAGCAGACAGTGTGCTGCAGTGAACCAGGGCAAGTCTGTGGCTCTTTCTAACACCTGCATGAACCGATTCAGCTCTCCACTACCGTCCATCACGAGaaagaagaggagagagagaggagatcaGTCACCTGCAGATGAAAGGAGCTGTGCGTACATAGACAACAGTGGGAACTCACCAAAAAACACCCCGGTTAAAGGCCTCCCATTCTCACCCTCTCAG TTCTTCAATGTGTCTGGTGGTGAGCCCTTGATCCTCCACAATCCAGCTCTTACATCCACTCCAGTGTGTGGACAGAAATGCCTCCTCAACACACCCCATCATAGAGAGACCACACCAAAACACCAGAAGGAGAATGCAGG ATTCAGGACCCCGAAACTCCATAAGAACATCGCAGTCCACACTCCAAGAACGCCCACTCCTTTCAAAAATGCCCTGGCCGCGCAGGAGAAGATGCACGGCCCGTTAAGAGTGGTG CCCCAACCACTGGCACTTCTTGAGGAGGACATCAGAGAGGTTCTGAAAGAGGAAACCGGAGCTGACATCTTCACACAAGTCCAGAACCAGCCTCCGTACAGATCTTATGAG CACATGGAAGCTCCTGCAAGGAAAGTGAGAAAGTCTTTGGTATTGGACAGCTGGGAAAAAGACTGTTTAAATGTACAGCTGTTTCCACAACAGCAGATTAACAACAATGGAGCG TCTCGCAGTGACGACCTACTGACCAGATCCATGCTCATGATGCCATTGACAGAGAAAGAGGACAACTCTTGCCCTCCTGCAGCACTGAAGGATTCATTTTCCATAGTGCACTCCCTTAGCCCACAGGACAAGAGAGGAAGCATGACCCAAAGAAGCCCACCTTACCAAACACCCGCTCTG CAGGTCAACAGCGAGTGGGAAGCGGTGGTTTTTGGGAAAACGGAGGATCAGCTGATCATGACCGAGCAGGCCAGGCGTTACTTAAACACCAACCCCACCACCTGCATTTCCAGAGCTCTCGTCCTTTAA